The following DNA comes from Candidatus Eisenbacteria bacterium.
GCATCGCTTCGAGCCGATCGTGCGGCCGACGGTCCTCACGGGCTTCCTGGGCTACCTCCTCGTCATCGTCGGGCTCCTCTTCGACCTCGGGCAGCCCTGGCGCATCTGGCACGCGCTCGTCTTCTGGAATCCACACTCGGTCATGTTCGAGGTGGCGTGGTGCGTGATGCTCTACACCGCGGTCCTGGCGCTCGAGTTCTCGCCCGTCGTCCTCGAGCGACTCCGCCTCGATCGTCCCCGGCGCGTGATGCACGCGATCGCGACGCCGCTCGTGATCGGCGGCGTCATCCTCTCGACGCTCCATCAGTCCTCGCTCGGGTCGCTCTACCTGATCGTGCCCGCGAAGCTGCACCCGCTCTGGTACACCCCGCTCCTGCCGCTCCTCTTCCTCATCTCGGCGGTCGGCGCGGGGATCGGCATGACCATCCTCGAGTCGCACTTGAGCGAGCGCGCGTTCGAGCGACGCCTGGAGATGGACCTCTTGGAGCCGCTCGCCCGCGGCATGGTCGTCGCCCTCGGCGTCTACGGCATGCTGCGCATCATCGTCCTCGCGCAGAACGGGGCCTTGGCCGCGCTCCGGCAGCCCGGCTACGAAGGCATCATGTTCCTCCTCGAGTTCGGCGTCGGCGTCGTGGTCCCCGTCGGGCTCCTCCTCGTCGAGCGCATTCGCACGCACCCGACGGGTCTCACGGTAGCGGCGCTCTTCGCGGTGGCGGGGTTCGTGATGAACCGCTTGAACGTGAGCGTGACCGGCATGGAAGGCGCTGCCGGCGTCCGCTACGTGCCGTCGTGGATGGAGCTCGTGGTCTCGCTCGGGCTCGTGGCGCTCGGCTTCGCGCTCTTCGCGCTCGCCGTGCGCTACCTGCCCGTGTTTCCGGAGGCCACACACCCCGCGGACCGGTGACGCGTGCGCACCCGCATCGGAATTCAGTTCGTCGCGGTGGTCGGCGTGGTGATCGCGGTCGCGATCACCGTCCTCGCCATGCTCACGCTGCGCTCCCACCGCCGGGAGATGATCGCCCAGCTCACCCGCAGCGCCGACCTCTTGAGCGAGACCGTCAAGCGTAGCACCGAGGACTACATGCTCGAGAACCGTCGCGAGCGCGTGCTGCGACAGATCGAGGCGATCGGACGCGACGAGCGGATCGACCGCGTGCGTCTCTTCAACAAGGAAGGGCGGATCGTGTTCTCGTCCGACGCGGCGGAGGTCGGTCGGCTGCCGGAGCCCGGCAGCGAGGCCTGCGTCGGCTGTGACCAGGGCCAGCCGCCGCTCGACGAGCGCACGCGGATCTTCACGGTCGGCGCGCGCCGCCTCCTCGGCATCGCGAATCCGATCCAGAACCAACCGTCGTGCTCGGCCGCCGCCTGCCACGCCCACCCGCCGGACGAGACCGTCCTCGGCGTGCTCGACGTCACCATGCGGCTCGACGACGTCGACCAGCAGATCGCGGCGAGCCGGCGTCGCATCGCGGCGCTCGCCGTCGTCACCATCGCCGTGACGGGCCTCCTCCTCTGGGTGCTCAGCCGCCGGCTCATCGTGCGGCCGGTGGAGGCGCTCGCCGCGGGCACGCGTCGCGTGGCCGCCGGCGATCTCACGACGACGATCGCGGTCACGGGTCGGCACGAGCTCGGCGAGCTCGCGAGCGCGTTCAACGCGATGACGGCGCGGCTCTCGGACGACCAGCGCCAGCTCGCGCAGGCCGACAAGCTGGCATCGGTCGGGCGTCTCGCGGCCGGCGTCGCGCACGAGATCAACAACCCGCTCACCGGCGTGCTCTCGTACGCGTCGCTGCTCGCCGAGCGCCCCGGCCTCAATCCGGAGATGCGCGCGGACCTCGAGGTCGTCGTGCGCGAGACGAAGCGCTGTCGCGAGATCGTCCGCGGCCTCCTCGATTTCGCGCGCCAGACGCCGCCGCGCCGTCAGCCGACCGACCTGAACGACGTCGCGCGCCGTGCGGTGGCCGTCGTCATGAATCAGCTCCAGCTCCGGCACGTGTCGCTGGCGCTCGACCTGGCCGCCGACCTTCCCGCGGTCGACGCCGACGCGAACCAGATGCAGCAGGTGCTCGTGAACCTCCTCTTGAACGCGACCGACGCGATCGGGGAGCGCGGCGGGACGATCCGGCTCGCGAGCCGTCGCTCCGAGCTGCCGCCACGCGGGCACGAGCTCATTCGGCGTGCCGTCTGCCCGGCCGGGTGCGACCTCCTCGATGCGACCTCGCGCGTCGGCGGGTCGCCCCGGATTCGCGTCGTGTGGACGCACGGCGACCGCGAGTGGACCGTCTGCCTCGACCCGGTCTACGGGCGCTTCAACCACCTCTCCGCCGAGCCCTGCCCGGAGGGCGTGGTGGCGCTCGTCGCCTGTCCGCGCTGTCGCGCCTCGCTCGCCTGTCCGGACCATCCCTGTCCGGACTGCGGGGCGCCGACGTTCGCCGTCCGCGGCGTCGCGGACGAGCCCATACACTTGTGCACCCGGACGGGCTGCCACTACACGTGGTGGGAGGCGCGCGAGCGGCGTGGCGCGGCGCCCATCGCCGAGCTCGCCGTGGAAGACGACGGCCGCGGCATTCCTCGCGACGCGCTCGCGAAGCTCTTCGAGCCGTTCTTCACGACGAAGGGCGTGCGGGGTACCGGCCTCGGCCTCGCGATCACCTGGGGCATCGTCGAAGGCCACGGCGGGACGATCGACGTCGAGAGCGAGGAGGGCAAAGGGACCCGGGTCACCGTCCGCCTCCCCGTCGCCGCGTCGGACCAGAAGCGAGTGGCGGCATGACCGGCGACGACGTCCTCGTGATCGACGACGAGCCGGTCGTGCGCGACGCCGTGCGCCGCGTGCTCGGCGCGAACGGGCTCGGGGTCGCGACGGCGGGAGACGGCGCCGCAGGCCTCGCCCATCCGGCGCTCGCGACCTGCCGCCTCGTCCTCTGCGATCTCATGCTGCCCGACCGATCGGGCATGGATGTGCTCCAGGACATCAGGCAGCGGCGTCCCGGGCTCCCCGTGGTCGTCATCACCGGCTACGCGACACCGGATCACG
Coding sequences within:
- the hybB gene encoding Ni/Fe-hydrogenase cytochrome b subunit; its protein translation is MNVATATERPGSRMGFWEIFGALVLVAFAAVTVLRFTRGLGAVTNLSDRFPWGLWIGFDVLCGVGLAAGAFTLTAIVHVFNLHRFEPIVRPTVLTGFLGYLLVIVGLLFDLGQPWRIWHALVFWNPHSVMFEVAWCVMLYTAVLALEFSPVVLERLRLDRPRRVMHAIATPLVIGGVILSTLHQSSLGSLYLIVPAKLHPLWYTPLLPLLFLISAVGAGIGMTILESHLSERAFERRLEMDLLEPLARGMVVALGVYGMLRIIVLAQNGALAALRQPGYEGIMFLLEFGVGVVVPVGLLLVERIRTHPTGLTVAALFAVAGFVMNRLNVSVTGMEGAAGVRYVPSWMELVVSLGLVALGFALFALAVRYLPVFPEATHPADR
- a CDS encoding ATP-binding protein produces the protein MRTRIGIQFVAVVGVVIAVAITVLAMLTLRSHRREMIAQLTRSADLLSETVKRSTEDYMLENRRERVLRQIEAIGRDERIDRVRLFNKEGRIVFSSDAAEVGRLPEPGSEACVGCDQGQPPLDERTRIFTVGARRLLGIANPIQNQPSCSAAACHAHPPDETVLGVLDVTMRLDDVDQQIAASRRRIAALAVVTIAVTGLLLWVLSRRLIVRPVEALAAGTRRVAAGDLTTTIAVTGRHELGELASAFNAMTARLSDDQRQLAQADKLASVGRLAAGVAHEINNPLTGVLSYASLLAERPGLNPEMRADLEVVVRETKRCREIVRGLLDFARQTPPRRQPTDLNDVARRAVAVVMNQLQLRHVSLALDLAADLPAVDADANQMQQVLVNLLLNATDAIGERGGTIRLASRRSELPPRGHELIRRAVCPAGCDLLDATSRVGGSPRIRVVWTHGDREWTVCLDPVYGRFNHLSAEPCPEGVVALVACPRCRASLACPDHPCPDCGAPTFAVRGVADEPIHLCTRTGCHYTWWEARERRGAAPIAELAVEDDGRGIPRDALAKLFEPFFTTKGVRGTGLGLAITWGIVEGHGGTIDVESEEGKGTRVTVRLPVAASDQKRVAA
- a CDS encoding response regulator, whose product is MTGDDVLVIDDEPVVRDAVRRVLGANGLGVATAGDGAAGLAHPALATCRLVLCDLMLPDRSGMDVLQDIRQRRPGLPVVVITGYATPDHAARAAEAGAADFLAKPFEAKELVDMVRRALTSTDVRGERRA